A genomic window from Desulfobacterales bacterium includes:
- the hutH gene encoding histidine ammonia-lyase — protein MKALCLNDEKLTLENLTAVARQGLPVRLGKKAEQRIIRSRALIDRWVLEEKRVYGITTGFGALSDVAISSADARELQKNILLSHAAGVGDPLPEEVVRAAMLLRIKDFSLGYTGVRPETVAHLLTLLNSGVCPVVPSQGSVGASGDLAPLAHMALVLIGEGEAVFEGRRMSGKKALKQCGLTPLVLAPGEGLALVNGTQVMTATGALAVRDAALLAKMADITAAMSLEVLMGSRTEFDPRIHRLRPHNGQIESADNMLRITKNSEIISSHKDCTRVQDAYTLRCSPQVHGASRDVLAYAKRTLETEINSATGNPLIFSDTGEFLVGGNFHGQPVAMAMDALGMAVAEWANISERRIERLVNPQLSGLPAFLISDGGLHSGMMIAQYTAAALVSENKVLAHPACVDSIPTSANKEDHVSMGAFSAGKCRRMVQNAQTVIAIELLCGAQAMDLFTNLKPGEGTLAAYKAVRAEVTHLTKDRILAKDIDNIGALMRSGRLVAAVENAVGVLY, from the coding sequence ATGAAAGCGCTTTGCCTGAATGACGAAAAGTTGACTTTGGAGAACCTGACGGCGGTCGCGCGACAAGGACTTCCCGTAAGACTGGGAAAGAAGGCCGAACAGCGCATTATCCGGTCAAGGGCGTTGATCGACCGGTGGGTTCTGGAAGAAAAAAGGGTCTACGGGATTACGACGGGGTTCGGGGCGCTCAGTGATGTCGCCATCTCTTCCGCGGACGCGCGGGAACTTCAGAAGAATATCCTTCTCAGCCATGCCGCCGGTGTGGGAGATCCGTTGCCCGAAGAAGTCGTCCGGGCCGCCATGCTGCTGCGGATAAAGGATTTCAGTCTGGGGTATACCGGTGTTCGCCCGGAAACGGTGGCGCATCTTTTAACCTTGTTAAATAGCGGCGTGTGTCCGGTGGTGCCGTCCCAGGGATCGGTCGGTGCCAGCGGGGATCTGGCGCCCCTGGCGCATATGGCCCTGGTATTGATCGGTGAAGGGGAGGCCGTTTTTGAGGGCAGGCGCATGAGCGGCAAAAAAGCCTTGAAACAATGCGGACTAACCCCTTTGGTGCTGGCGCCGGGTGAAGGGCTGGCGCTGGTCAACGGCACGCAAGTCATGACGGCAACCGGCGCCCTGGCGGTGCGGGATGCCGCTTTGCTGGCCAAGATGGCCGATATAACAGCCGCCATGAGCCTGGAAGTGCTCATGGGCAGCCGAACCGAATTTGATCCGCGAATCCATCGGTTGCGCCCGCATAACGGGCAGATCGAATCCGCGGACAATATGCTGCGCATCACAAAAAACAGCGAGATCATCTCTTCGCACAAGGACTGTACCCGTGTGCAGGATGCCTATACCCTGCGCTGCTCGCCCCAGGTCCATGGCGCGAGCCGGGACGTATTGGCCTATGCGAAGCGGACCCTTGAAACGGAAATAAACAGCGCCACGGGCAATCCCCTAATTTTTTCGGACACCGGCGAGTTTCTGGTGGGAGGGAATTTTCACGGTCAACCGGTTGCCATGGCAATGGATGCGCTGGGCATGGCGGTTGCGGAGTGGGCGAATATTTCGGAGCGCCGGATCGAGCGACTGGTCAATCCGCAGCTCAGCGGATTGCCCGCGTTTCTGATATCGGACGGCGGTCTTCATTCCGGCATGATGATCGCCCAATACACGGCAGCGGCCCTGGTGTCCGAAAACAAGGTGCTGGCGCATCCGGCCTGTGTGGATTCCATTCCGACCTCGGCCAACAAGGAAGATCATGTGTCCATGGGCGCTTTTTCGGCCGGAAAATGTCGCCGGATGGTACAAAATGCCCAAACCGTCATCGCCATCGAGCTGTTGTGCGGCGCTCAGGCCATGGATTTATTTACGAATCTGAAGCCGGGCGAGGGCACGCTGGCTGCTTACAAGGCGGTTCGGGCCGAGGTCACGCATTTGACCAAAGACCGTATTCTTGCCAAAGATATTGACAACATCGGTGCGTTGATGCGCAGCGGACGGTTGGTGGCGGCCG
- a CDS encoding cyclodeaminase/cyclohydrolase family protein, with translation MLTDLKVEEFILETAAGSPVPGGGSVSALAGALAAALSAMVARLTIGKKGFEAFEKQLAILRDSADALRNELIQDVDRDATAYENFLFALRLPKETAAERETRQSKLAEAMTEICRVPLTIAQNALDALEQAAIAVTLGRKDIVTDAAVAVLLAGAAVRGALFNVKFNLADVKEEAYVAQTLARVEQMERDVKVKEKAALKAVGL, from the coding sequence ATGTTGACTGATTTGAAAGTCGAAGAATTTATTCTTGAAACCGCAGCCGGATCTCCGGTTCCCGGCGGGGGCAGTGTCTCGGCCCTCGCCGGTGCCTTGGCCGCGGCGCTTTCCGCCATGGTGGCGCGTCTTACGATCGGCAAAAAAGGATTTGAAGCGTTCGAAAAACAACTGGCGATCCTGCGGGATTCGGCGGACGCGTTGCGCAATGAATTGATTCAGGATGTGGATCGGGATGCAACGGCCTATGAAAATTTTCTTTTCGCGCTTCGACTGCCGAAAGAGACGGCCGCGGAAAGGGAAACCCGGCAATCGAAGCTCGCCGAGGCGATGACGGAAATCTGCCGGGTGCCGCTGACGATCGCGCAAAACGCTTTGGATGCTTTGGAACAGGCGGCTATCGCCGTTACCCTGGGAAGAAAGGACATCGTTACCGACGCGGCGGTGGCCGTGCTGCTTGCCGGAGCCGCAGTCAGAGGGGCGCTGTTTAATGTGAAGTTCAATCTCGCCGACGTAAAAGAGGAAGCCTATGTGGCGCAAACCTTGGCTCGGGTGGAACAAATGGAAAGAGACGTAAAAGTAAAAGAAAAAGCGGCCCTGAAGGCGGTCGGCCTATAA
- the hutI gene encoding imidazolonepropionase, whose translation MNELGIIKDGAVLIQDGIITAVGTTQALCTEKKPPLATVIDASGKAVLPGFVDPHTHLVFAGDRPDEFAARLRGDHYLDILARGGGILSTVRATRRASMDMLSAGAIKHLNAFLAQGVTTVEGKSGYGLDLKTEVKQLQVMRTLNASHFVDIVPTYLGAHAISEEYAGNADAYIQFMIDAVLPEVVSGELAQFCDVFCEKNIFSVTQSRKLLEKAKMAGLKLKLHADEITQIGGAELAAELGAVSADHLLQASDEGIRQMARAGVVAVLLPLTAFCLREPYPRARFIVDQGCPVALATDLNPGSAFSGSIPLVIALATLTMGMTTEEVVSALTLNAAAAVGRADTIGSIDVGKKGDLILLAFPSYRYLPYHTGVNLVDTVVKDGSIVFEAKERKPGPC comes from the coding sequence ATGAATGAGCTGGGCATTATTAAGGACGGCGCCGTTTTGATCCAGGACGGCATTATCACGGCGGTTGGCACCACGCAGGCCCTATGCACTGAAAAAAAGCCACCTTTGGCCACGGTGATCGATGCTTCCGGTAAAGCGGTGTTGCCCGGGTTTGTCGATCCGCACACCCATCTCGTGTTTGCCGGGGACCGGCCGGATGAGTTCGCCGCCCGGTTGCGGGGAGATCATTATCTGGATATTCTGGCACGCGGCGGCGGGATTTTAAGCACGGTGCGGGCGACACGGCGGGCGTCCATGGATATGCTTTCGGCCGGAGCCATCAAGCACCTGAATGCTTTTCTGGCGCAGGGGGTCACCACCGTAGAGGGAAAAAGCGGGTACGGCCTGGATCTGAAAACCGAAGTCAAACAGCTTCAAGTGATGAGAACCTTGAATGCAAGCCACTTTGTGGATATTGTTCCGACCTATTTGGGTGCGCATGCGATTTCGGAGGAGTACGCCGGTAACGCCGATGCCTATATTCAGTTTATGATCGATGCCGTGTTACCCGAGGTGGTCAGTGGTGAGCTGGCCCAATTCTGTGATGTGTTTTGCGAAAAAAATATATTTTCCGTGACCCAATCCCGCAAATTGCTTGAAAAGGCCAAAATGGCCGGGTTGAAGCTTAAACTCCATGCCGATGAAATAACGCAAATCGGCGGCGCCGAGCTGGCCGCGGAACTGGGGGCCGTGTCCGCGGACCATCTGTTGCAGGCATCGGATGAGGGGATTCGTCAAATGGCCCGCGCCGGCGTGGTGGCGGTCTTGTTGCCTTTGACTGCTTTTTGCCTGCGGGAACCGTATCCAAGGGCCCGGTTTATTGTTGATCAGGGCTGCCCGGTTGCCCTGGCCACGGATCTGAACCCCGGCAGCGCCTTTTCCGGCTCGATACCGCTGGTCATCGCACTGGCCACCCTGACCATGGGCATGACGACCGAGGAGGTGGTGAGTGCCCTGACCCTTAATGCGGCGGCCGCTGTCGGGCGGGCGGACACGATCGGCAGTATCGACGTGGGGAAAAAGGGAGATCTGATTCTGCTGGCCTTTCCCTCCTATCGTTATTTGCCGTATCATACCGGTGTCAATTTGGTCGACACCGTGGTGAAAGACGGCAGCATTGTCTTTGAAGCAAAGGAAAGGAAACCGGGACCATGTTGA
- the ftcD gene encoding glutamate formimidoyltransferase: MDAKLMECVPNFSEGRDLEKIDRIVAPFRGKPKVKLLDYQRDEDHNRLVVTVIGEPDALKICLLDAVAQAISLIDMRAHRGQHPRMGAVDVVPFVPIRNMSMAEAVDFSKQVGKELADRFSLPVFLYEASAANPARSNLADIRKGEFEKMPEKLTMDAWKPDFGPVAVHPTAGVTAVGARNPLVAFNVFLTTQDIAIARKIAKAVRHKDGGLRFCKAMGVAVEARRQVQVSMNMTDFSQTPLYRVLELIRAEAKRFGVTVSGSEIVGLVPMAALTNCAAYYLGLEHFSLAQVMETHLI; encoded by the coding sequence ATGGACGCAAAGCTGATGGAATGCGTGCCGAATTTCAGCGAAGGCCGGGATCTGGAAAAGATTGACCGAATCGTCGCGCCGTTTCGCGGCAAACCAAAGGTCAAGCTTCTCGATTATCAGCGGGATGAAGACCACAACCGGCTGGTCGTCACGGTGATAGGTGAGCCCGATGCGCTGAAAATATGCCTTCTGGACGCGGTGGCGCAGGCGATTTCCCTGATCGATATGCGGGCGCATCGCGGGCAGCATCCGCGCATGGGGGCCGTGGATGTGGTGCCGTTTGTTCCGATTCGCAACATGAGCATGGCCGAGGCGGTTGATTTTTCAAAACAGGTGGGAAAAGAGCTGGCCGATCGGTTTTCCCTGCCGGTATTTTTATATGAGGCGTCCGCCGCCAACCCGGCCCGGTCGAATCTGGCGGATATTCGGAAAGGCGAGTTTGAAAAAATGCCCGAAAAACTGACAATGGACGCCTGGAAACCGGATTTCGGACCCGTTGCGGTGCATCCCACTGCGGGTGTTACAGCGGTGGGCGCCCGAAACCCCCTGGTGGCCTTTAATGTTTTTCTTACCACGCAAGACATCGCCATCGCCCGAAAAATCGCCAAAGCGGTTCGCCATAAGGACGGCGGCCTTCGCTTTTGCAAGGCCATGGGGGTGGCCGTAGAAGCCCGGCGCCAGGTGCAGGTGTCCATGAATATGACGGATTTTTCGCAAACGCCGCTGTATCGGGTCCTTGAATTAATCCGGGCGGAAGCGAAGCGATTTGGTGTCACGGTGTCGGGCAGCGAGATTGTGGGGCTCGTGCCCATGGCGGCATTAACGAACTGTGCGGCCTATTATTTGGGACTGGAACATTTTTCCTTGGCTCAGGTGATGGAAACGCATTTGATTTAA
- a CDS encoding urocanate hydratase, translating to MINNEDISKGMTVRLDDIFPALPEMPDFQKDIRRAPKRSAVLSDADIRLALKNALRYIPEKWHATLAPEFMDELMTMGRIYGYRFRPPGCIRARPVNRYAGNCLEGKAFQVMIDNNLNFDVALYPYELVTYGETGQVCQNWMQYRLIKRYLELLDRDQTLAVASGHPVGVFASGGDAPRVIITNGLMVGMFDNLESWQRAAAMGVANYGQMTAGGWMYIGPQGIVHGTYSTLLNAGRIQWNQPEAVNLAGRLFVSSGLGGMSGAQGKAIEIAGGVGIIAEVDESRIQSRKDQGWVSLVTANAKEAFETAKGFQSEKKTMAIAFFGNIVDLLDYAVQAQIPIDLLSDQTSCHAVYDGGYCPVGLTFQERTQLLRENPAAFRQRVNQSLKRHIELIGRLTARGTYFFDYGNSFLKAVFDAGVTSISKNGLDSSDGFIYPSYVEDIMGPMLFDYGYGPFRWVCLSGRPDDLARTDAAAMSCIDPKRNLQDRDNHAWIRDAGKNRLVVGTQARILYQDAPGRTKIALKFNEMVRTGEIGPVMLGRDHHDAGGTDSPFRETANIKDGSNVMADMAVHCFAGNAARGMSLVALHNGGGVGIGKAVNGGFGLVLDGSSRVDTVIRRAMMWDVMGGVARRAWARNEHALETALAHNLAFGGTDHITLPFIADDHLVETCAATALKGK from the coding sequence TTGATCAACAATGAGGACATTTCAAAAGGAATGACTGTTCGGCTTGATGATATATTCCCGGCGTTGCCGGAGATGCCGGATTTTCAGAAAGACATTCGCCGGGCGCCTAAGCGGTCGGCTGTCCTGAGCGATGCGGATATTCGCCTCGCGCTTAAAAATGCCCTGCGTTATATTCCGGAAAAATGGCACGCGACTCTTGCGCCGGAGTTCATGGACGAACTCATGACCATGGGCCGAATCTATGGGTATCGCTTTCGGCCGCCCGGCTGTATTCGTGCCCGCCCGGTGAACCGGTATGCCGGCAACTGCCTGGAAGGAAAAGCCTTTCAGGTCATGATTGATAATAACCTCAATTTTGATGTGGCGCTTTATCCCTATGAGTTGGTGACCTACGGGGAGACCGGACAGGTGTGCCAGAACTGGATGCAATACCGGTTGATCAAACGCTATCTGGAACTTCTGGATCGCGATCAGACGCTGGCGGTGGCATCGGGGCATCCGGTGGGCGTGTTTGCCTCCGGGGGGGACGCGCCACGGGTTATCATCACCAACGGCCTGATGGTGGGCATGTTTGATAATTTGGAAAGCTGGCAGCGGGCCGCCGCGATGGGTGTGGCCAACTACGGGCAGATGACGGCCGGCGGCTGGATGTATATCGGTCCTCAGGGCATTGTACACGGCACCTACAGCACGCTTCTGAACGCGGGACGCATTCAATGGAACCAGCCGGAAGCGGTGAATCTGGCCGGGCGGCTCTTTGTCAGTTCCGGTTTGGGCGGCATGAGCGGCGCCCAGGGAAAAGCGATTGAAATCGCAGGCGGCGTCGGCATTATCGCCGAGGTGGACGAATCCAGAATTCAGAGTCGAAAAGATCAGGGGTGGGTGAGCCTCGTTACGGCGAATGCCAAAGAGGCCTTTGAAACGGCGAAAGGTTTTCAGTCCGAAAAAAAAACGATGGCCATCGCTTTTTTCGGCAACATCGTCGATTTGCTCGACTATGCGGTGCAAGCGCAAATCCCGATCGATTTATTGTCCGACCAGACCTCTTGTCATGCGGTGTATGACGGCGGCTATTGCCCTGTCGGGCTGACGTTTCAGGAACGCACGCAGTTGCTGCGAGAGAATCCGGCCGCGTTCAGGCAACGGGTGAATCAGTCCCTCAAGCGGCATATTGAATTGATCGGGCGTTTGACCGCGCGGGGAACCTATTTTTTCGATTACGGCAACAGTTTCCTGAAAGCGGTGTTTGATGCCGGGGTCACCTCAATCAGTAAAAACGGCCTGGATTCTTCGGACGGCTTTATTTATCCATCTTATGTGGAAGATATCATGGGACCGATGCTGTTCGACTACGGCTACGGCCCGTTTCGCTGGGTTTGCCTCAGCGGGCGGCCGGACGATCTGGCCAGAACGGATGCGGCCGCCATGAGCTGCATCGATCCGAAGCGAAATCTTCAGGACCGGGACAATCATGCCTGGATACGCGATGCCGGGAAAAACCGCCTGGTGGTGGGAACGCAGGCCAGAATCCTTTATCAGGATGCGCCAGGCAGAACCAAGATCGCCCTGAAGTTCAATGAGATGGTTCGCACCGGCGAAATTGGCCCGGTCATGCTTGGCCGGGATCACCATGATGCGGGCGGCACGGATTCTCCTTTTCGGGAGACGGCCAACATCAAGGACGGCAGCAACGTGATGGCGGACATGGCGGTGCATTGCTTTGCGGGCAATGCGGCCCGGGGAATGAGCCTGGTTGCCCTGCACAACGGCGGCGGGGTCGGTATCGGAAAAGCGGTTAACGGGGGCTTCGGCCTGGTGCTTGACGGCAGCTCGCGGGTGGATACAGTGATCCGGCGCGCCATGATGTGGGATGTCATGGGCGGAGTGGCTCGCCGGGCATGGGCGCGAAATGAGCATGCTTTGGAAACTGCGCTGGCCCATAACCTGGCCTTCGGCGGCACCGACCATATCACCCTGCCTTTTATCGCGGATGATCACCTGGTGGAAACATGTGCGGCCACTGCTTTGAAAGGAAAATAA
- a CDS encoding CDP-archaeol synthase, whose protein sequence is MVVAKTLFLIVLINSVPLFLHVLFPKISRWPLDNHYLFRDGRPLLGAHKTISGFLSGILAGAAGAALIGLPVWAGVAAGFFGMFGDCLSSFIKRRFRAKEGADFPALDHMFESGFPLLFCYFFFSITWLETLITLLLFIAGGWAIKGVRKKAFSSPKAAGLSLVRSTIRFRQWRACHTALTPVARLLNFENIIYYRLFMTGFFKLTGLYEKGVTNALNVRVTELSLSFPRFPKALSPYRILFISDLHIDGIDGLSSQLISRVREIDADICLLGGDYRMEMYGSFFKAKQKLSELVRHIRTRDGIFGILGNHDCIELAPDLEQAGLYMLINDSVSITKNGAALNIAGVDDPHYYKCHSLKAAYEDVSKDDFSILMAHSPEIIKDIDGFPVDLCLCGHTHGGQIRLPGVGAVFTHCKTRREYTSGLWRYNGVTGYTSTGAGSSGIPVRFNCPPEVVVLTLSSSTAGQQTA, encoded by the coding sequence ATGGTTGTCGCCAAAACGTTATTTCTGATCGTGTTGATCAACAGCGTTCCCCTTTTTCTGCATGTGCTGTTTCCGAAAATCAGCAGGTGGCCGCTGGATAATCATTACCTGTTCAGGGACGGCCGGCCGTTGTTGGGCGCCCATAAGACGATTTCCGGGTTTCTCTCCGGTATTCTGGCCGGCGCAGCCGGTGCTGCCTTGATCGGGCTTCCCGTCTGGGCCGGGGTTGCGGCCGGGTTTTTCGGTATGTTCGGGGACTGTCTTTCCAGCTTTATCAAGCGCCGGTTTCGCGCGAAGGAGGGGGCTGATTTCCCCGCGCTGGATCATATGTTTGAATCGGGATTTCCCCTTCTGTTTTGTTACTTCTTTTTTTCAATCACCTGGTTGGAGACCCTTATCACGCTGTTGTTATTTATTGCCGGTGGATGGGCGATTAAAGGGGTTAGAAAAAAAGCATTTTCGTCGCCAAAGGCAGCCGGTCTATCGCTTGTGCGTTCAACGATTCGATTCCGCCAATGGCGTGCCTGTCATACCGCGTTGACACCGGTTGCGCGGTTGCTTAATTTCGAAAATATAATTTATTACAGATTATTTATGACCGGATTTTTTAAGTTGACCGGATTATACGAAAAAGGTGTCACCAATGCGCTGAATGTGCGCGTAACAGAACTTTCACTCTCTTTTCCCCGGTTTCCCAAAGCACTCAGCCCGTATCGTATTTTGTTTATCAGTGATTTGCATATTGACGGCATTGACGGTCTCTCTTCGCAATTGATATCGCGGGTGCGGGAGATTGATGCGGATATCTGCCTGCTCGGCGGGGATTACCGCATGGAAATGTACGGATCTTTTTTTAAGGCAAAACAAAAACTCAGCGAGCTTGTGCGCCATATACGCACACGGGACGGCATTTTCGGCATTCTGGGGAATCATGATTGCATCGAATTGGCCCCGGATTTGGAGCAGGCCGGTCTGTACATGCTGATCAATGATTCCGTTTCGATCACCAAAAACGGCGCAGCCCTGAACATCGCCGGTGTGGATGACCCCCATTATTATAAGTGCCACAGCCTGAAAGCGGCTTATGAGGACGTCTCAAAGGACGATTTTTCGATTCTCATGGCGCATTCGCCCGAAATCATAAAAGACATTGATGGATTTCCGGTCGATTTATGTCTTTGCGGTCATACCCACGGCGGGCAGATACGGCTGCCGGGCGTTGGAGCGGTCTTTACCCATTGCAAAACCCGGCGCGAATATACTTCCGGGCTTTGGCGGTATAACGGCGTGACCGGATACACATCCACCGGTGCCGGGTCTTCCGGTATTCCGGTGCGCTTTAATTGCCCGCCGGAAGTGGTGGTGCTGACGCTGAGTAGCTCGACGGCCGGGCAGCAAACGGCTTAA
- the hisA gene encoding phosphoribosylformimino-5-aminoimidazole carboxamide ribotide isomerase codes for MKFRPCIDIHQGIVKQIVGSTLSDAELPQTNFQADKPAEWFARCYKQDHLTGGHIIQLGEGNEAAARAALAAWPGGMQLGGGVNIENAAAWLDAGAEAVIVTSWVFHDGIVDTQRLTQLSKLVGKNRLVLDLSCRRLEAAYYIVTNRWQNFTRETITPRLLNELSEYAFEFLIHAVDVEGKCRGIEASLVELLGRWAKIPITYAGGIHTLDDIEMIREMGNGAIDFTVGSALDIFGGNQLVYRELADRYSPVTS; via the coding sequence ATGAAGTTTCGCCCGTGTATCGATATTCACCAAGGTATTGTAAAGCAGATCGTAGGCTCGACGTTATCGGACGCTGAATTGCCTCAAACCAATTTTCAGGCGGATAAGCCCGCTGAGTGGTTTGCCCGATGTTATAAACAAGATCACCTGACGGGTGGGCATATCATTCAGTTGGGGGAGGGAAATGAGGCGGCGGCCCGAGCGGCCTTGGCCGCATGGCCCGGTGGCATGCAGCTCGGGGGCGGGGTGAATATCGAAAATGCGGCCGCTTGGCTGGATGCCGGCGCCGAAGCGGTGATCGTCACCTCCTGGGTGTTTCATGACGGAATCGTGGATACGCAACGGCTCACGCAACTCAGTAAGCTGGTCGGGAAAAACCGGCTGGTTCTGGATCTGAGTTGCCGGCGCCTGGAAGCGGCGTATTATATCGTCACCAATCGCTGGCAGAACTTTACCCGGGAGACCATTACCCCCCGGTTGCTGAATGAATTGTCCGAATATGCGTTTGAATTTTTGATCCATGCCGTGGATGTCGAAGGAAAATGCCGGGGCATCGAGGCGTCCCTGGTGGAACTGTTGGGGCGGTGGGCGAAAATTCCCATCACCTATGCCGGCGGAATTCACACCCTTGATGATATCGAAATGATTCGTGAAATGGGTAACGGTGCAATTGATTTCACCGTCGGAAGCGCCTTGGATATTTTTGGTGGAAATCAGCTTGTTTACCGCGAATTGGCGGATCGATATTCGCCGGTAACCAGTTGA
- a CDS encoding AarF/UbiB family protein: MLNLTQIYQHVFSDLSVPAPKDAIIQRIKTLAGTVGADRFRALAAQALIKQLDPAGIIPSVYSAYRSIIHDGLTFFLSRISFDRIVDMIADQMLLTDTGSREQRLVDLAQKCPTLHKLGQIIARNQHIHPNVRKWFVHLESGDYGTSIEKILPHVVNAVQSDKELFSIQFGRQVLSEASVGAVCPFWWKDPESGAMEQGVFKVLKPGMRSLLAEELNIIDALAAFFQDRTDQYPLDDFRYIEVFRDIGRALAEEINLIGEQAHLWDAYHFYQDSQGIEIPKLAPFSTHNVTAMSRLIGVKITDAPMEPPERKLCATRLFKAIILKPLFSPSDTAIFHGDPHAGNILAHKTQQDQPATISLIDWSLAGHLEKSLRIRLLQLFLQVVMGKADDIGAALMGLCIPALPNRDLIPRLINGAIAGLIATKEYAESNLLKKVFCLIDRAARSGMVFRTDLLLFRKTWFTLEGVLYELDPDFDFDAVMTASLQTLFLREIPKRLRPLLFPAVDRPERYASMLTNKDIQRLLLHHALSGLKTGSVKILAIRHFLSALGAPLDPPSPCGLAV, translated from the coding sequence ATGTTAAACTTAACCCAAATTTATCAACATGTTTTTAGCGATCTCTCTGTTCCGGCCCCAAAAGATGCTATTATTCAGAGGATAAAAACCCTTGCTGGCACGGTCGGCGCGGACCGTTTCAGAGCCCTTGCCGCGCAAGCGTTAATCAAACAGCTTGATCCGGCTGGTATCATACCGTCCGTCTACAGCGCCTATCGATCCATTATTCATGACGGACTCACCTTTTTTTTATCGCGAATCTCCTTTGACCGGATAGTGGACATGATAGCCGATCAGATGCTGTTGACCGATACCGGCAGCCGGGAACAACGCCTCGTTGATTTGGCCCAAAAATGTCCGACATTGCACAAACTGGGGCAGATCATCGCCCGCAACCAACACATTCATCCGAATGTTCGGAAATGGTTTGTTCACCTTGAAAGCGGTGATTACGGCACATCCATAGAAAAAATCCTGCCCCATGTGGTGAATGCGGTTCAATCGGACAAGGAACTATTTTCCATTCAATTCGGCCGCCAGGTGCTATCCGAAGCCAGCGTGGGCGCCGTCTGCCCCTTTTGGTGGAAAGACCCTGAATCGGGTGCAATGGAACAAGGCGTCTTTAAAGTCTTGAAGCCGGGCATGCGATCGTTATTAGCCGAAGAGCTAAACATCATAGATGCGCTGGCGGCTTTTTTTCAGGACCGCACCGATCAATATCCCCTGGATGATTTTAGGTATATTGAAGTGTTTCGGGATATTGGCCGGGCGCTGGCCGAAGAGATCAATCTGATAGGAGAGCAAGCCCACCTATGGGATGCCTATCACTTCTATCAAGATTCACAAGGGATCGAAATTCCCAAACTGGCACCGTTTTCAACCCATAACGTTACCGCCATGTCACGGTTGATCGGCGTGAAAATCACTGATGCCCCCATGGAGCCGCCTGAGCGAAAATTGTGCGCAACGCGATTATTCAAAGCAATCATTCTTAAGCCGCTTTTTTCCCCTTCGGATACGGCCATTTTTCACGGAGATCCCCATGCGGGAAATATTTTAGCCCATAAAACGCAACAGGATCAACCCGCTACGATTTCGCTTATCGACTGGAGCCTGGCCGGGCATTTGGAAAAAAGCTTAAGAATCAGACTGCTTCAATTATTCCTGCAAGTGGTCATGGGAAAGGCCGACGACATCGGTGCTGCGCTGATGGGGCTTTGCATACCCGCCCTGCCTAACCGCGATTTAATCCCGCGCCTAATTAATGGGGCAATCGCCGGGCTCATCGCCACAAAAGAATATGCTGAATCCAATTTGCTGAAAAAGGTATTTTGTCTCATTGACCGTGCGGCACGCAGCGGAATGGTTTTCCGCACGGATTTGCTGTTATTCAGAAAAACCTGGTTTACCCTGGAAGGGGTGCTTTATGAGCTGGATCCCGATTTTGATTTCGATGCGGTCATGACGGCATCACTGCAAACGCTTTTTCTGCGGGAAATTCCGAAGCGCCTGCGCCCATTGCTCTTTCCCGCGGTAGATAGGCCTGAAAGATACGCCAGCATGTTGACCAACAAGGACATTCAGCGCCTTTTGCTTCATCATGCACTGAGTGGGCTCAAGACCGGCTCCGTCAAAATTTTGGCCATTCGTCATTTTCTCAGTGCGCTGGGGGCGCCCCTCGACCCGCCATCACCGTGCGGGCTTGCCGTATAA
- a CDS encoding serine/threonine-protein kinase, with protein MGNYEIVSLQGTGSMGGVFKGWDIALERKVALKVISYDLCSKKEFVDMFFEEARYISQLNHPNISHVYYIGKETVIKILDFGVAQQYKMDTSELVENMAGSPHHICPEAIKGQPVDHRSDIYSLSATFYHALSGAPPFTGYSVVDIFTKHIAVAPVPLKQKYKDIPAFLSNMIDKMLAKSPADRFQSYHEIISALD; from the coding sequence ATGGGGAATTACGAAATCGTATCTTTGCAGGGAACCGGCTCAATGGGGGGCGTATTTAAAGGGTGGGATATTGCCCTGGAAAGAAAGGTCGCATTAAAAGTCATATCGTATGACCTTTGCTCCAAGAAGGAATTCGTGGACATGTTCTTCGAGGAGGCCCGTTACATTTCACAACTCAATCACCCCAACATTTCGCATGTGTACTATATCGGAAAAGAAACCGTGATCAAAATTCTAGACTTCGGCGTCGCACAGCAGTATAAAATGGATACTTCAGAACTTGTGGAAAATATGGCCGGCTCTCCCCACCATATCTGCCCGGAGGCCATCAAGGGGCAACCCGTTGACCACCGCAGTGACATTTATTCTCTCAGCGCGACATTTTATCACGCCCTGTCAGGCGCACCGCCGTTCACGGGTTATTCGGTAGTGGACATATTTACGAAGCATATTGCCGTAGCGCCCGTGCCGCTAAAACAAAAATATAAGGATATACCGGCGTTTCTAAGTAACATGATAGATAAAATGCTGGCAAAATCGCCGGCAGACCGATTCCAGAGCTACCATGAGATTATATCTGCGTTGGACTGA